CGAGACCGGCTCCAGTCCGGACAGCTTCAAGGGGGGAACGGCGGGGGTTTCGGACATCTGCTCACCTTCGTCGGGGTGCGGCCGGGGGCCGCGGTCGAGGTGAGCGCCGTTGGGAAGGGTCTCAAGCCTGACGCCGGGCTGGGCCGGCGCTGCAACGCTCCTTGAGAGCGTGTCATTCTAGCTTCTGGCCCACCGGCGAAAATAACCCGAACCCCGCTACTTTCTTTTCAGGAGATCTGCATGTCCCGCCTTCTGCGCCGCCGCGGCGTCCTTGCCCTCGGTCCTGCCGCCCTGCTGGCGGCCGCCTGGCCGCTGGGGGCGCTGGCCCAGCCGGGCGGACCGGCCCTGCGCATCCTGGTGGGCTTTCCGCCGGGCGGCGGCAGCGACGCGATCGCCCGGGTGCTGGCCGAGAAGCTGGAGGGTTTCCTGGGCCAGCCGGTGGTGGTGGAGAACCGGGCCGGCGCCGGCGGCCAGATCGCGGCGCAGGCGCTCAAGGCCGCGGCAGCGGACGGCCGCACCGTGTTCCTGTCGCACGACCACAGCATCTCGATCCTGCCGCTGGTGATCCGCAACCCCGGCTTCGATCCGGCCCGGGACTTCGTGCCGGTGGCCGGCTTCGCCACCTTCGTCAACGCGCTGGCGCTGTCGGGCGGCACGCCGGCCCAGTCGCTGCCCGAGTACGTGCAGTGGGTGCGCAGCCAGGGCGGCGGCCGCGGCAACGTGGGCGTGCCGGCGCCGGCCTCGGTGCCCGAGTTCCTGGTCAAGCTGATCGGCGAGAAGTTCGGGCTCGACCTGCAGGCGGCACCGTACCGCGGCAGCGCGCCGATGATGGCCGACATGCTGGGCAACCAGATCAGCGCCGGCGTCGGCTCGATCCCCGATTTCATCGAGAACCACAAGGCCGGCAAGATCCGGGTGGTGGCGGTGATGGGCCGCTCGCGCCAGGCGGCGGTGCCCGACGCGCCCACGTTCGCCGAGCTGGGCCTGTCCGGCTTCGAGGAAGTGCCCTACTACGGCCTGTTCGCGCCGGCCGGCACGCCGCAAGCGGCGATCGACCGCATCGGCGCCGCCGTGGCCAAGGCGGTCGCCCTGCCCGACGTGCGCGAGCGCCTCACGACCATGGGGCTGACGGTGGGCTACATGCCGCAGCCGCAGCTCGCGGCGCGCGAGCGGGCCTACTCGCAGGCCTGGGCGAAGATCATCAAGGCCAGCGGGTTCACGCCGCAGTGATGTCTCAGGCCGCTTCCTTGTAGAAGAAATCGCGCTGCCGGCTCCGCGCCGGCAGCGGCGCCACCGCCTCGCCGATCGCCTGGATGTGGGCCGGCGTGGTGCCGCAGCAGCCGCCGACGATGTTGACCAGGCCCTCGGCGGCGAACTCGCGCAGCAGCCGCGAGGTGACCTCGGGCGTCTCGTCGAAGCCGGTCTCGCTCATGGGATTCGGCAGGCCGGCGTTGGGGTAGCAGCTGATGAAGGTGTCCGGCGCGGCCTTGGCCAGCTCCTGGATGTAGGGCCGCATCAGCGCGGCGCCCAGCGCGCAGTTCAGGCCGACCGCCAGCGGCTGCGCATGGCGCACGCTGTGCCAGAAGGCGGTCACGGTCTGGCCGCTGAGGATGCGGCCGGAGGCATCGGTCACGGTGCCGCTGATGATCACCGGCAGGCGCTCGCCGCTGGCCTCGAAGTACTCGTCGATGGCGAACAGCGCCGCCTTGGCGTTGAGCGTGTCGAAGATGGTCTCGACCAGCAGCAGGTCGACCCCGCCCTCCACCAGCGCCTCGACCTGCTCGTAGTAGGCCGCGCGCAACTGCTCGAAATCGACGTTGCGCGCGCCGGGGTCGTTGACGTCGGGGCTGATGCTGGCCGTGCGCGGCGTCGGGCCGAGCGCGCCGGCGACGAAGCGGGGGTGATCGGGCGTGCTGAACTTGTCCGCCGCTTCGCGCGCGATGCGGGCGGCGGCCAGGTTCTGTTCGCGCGCGACCGGAGCCAGGCCGTAATCGTCCTGCGCGATCGCGTTGGCGCCGAAGGTGTTGGTCTCGATGATGTCGGCGCCGGCCGCGAGGAAGCCCTCGTGGATGTCGCGGATCACCTGCGGCTGCGTCAGCACCAGCAGGTCGCTGTTGTTGCGCACGTCCTTCGGGTGGTCCCGGAAGCGCTCGCCGCGGTAGTCGGCCTCGGTCAGCTTCAGGCGCTGGATCATGGTGCCCATCGCCCCGTCCAGGATGAGGATGCGCTGCTCGAGCAGGGCCGGCAACGCCTGGCCGCGGGTATAGGCTGGGAACTTCATGGCCCGCCGATTGTAGGAACCCGGGCCTGGACGCGGGCCGGCAGGGACAATCGCGCCATCGTGAACAACCCCCTTTCCATCCTCCAGCAGGTCTTCGGCTACGAGCGCTTCCGCGGGCCGCAGGCCGAGATCGTCGGGCACGTGATCGCCGGTGGCGACGCGCTGGTGCTGATGCCCACCGGCGGCGGCAAGTCGCTGTGCTACCAGATCCCGGCCATTGCCCGGCAGCGCGCCGGCCAGGGCGTGACACTGGTGGTGTCGCCGCTGATCGCGCTGATGCACGACCAGGTCGGCGCCCTGCACGAAGCCGGCGTCGAGGCGGCCTTCCTGAATTCCGCGCTCAGCTACGAGGAAGCGGTGGCGGTGGAGCGGCGGCTGGCGCGCGGCGAACTGACCCTGCTGTACGCGGCGCCCGAGCGCGTGACCACGCCGCGCTTTCTCGAGCAGCTCGACGCCCTGCACCGGCGCGGCCAGCTGGCGCTGTTCGCCATCGACGAGGCCCATTGCGTCAGCCAGTGGGGCCATGACTTCCGGCCCGAGTACCGCGCCCTGACGGTGCTGCACGAGCGCTTCGCCGGCGTGCCGCGCGTCGCGCTGACGGCGACGGCCGACGCGCTCACGCGCGCCGACATCGTCGAGCGGCTGCAGCTGCAGCAAGCGCGGCAGTTCGTCAGCAGCTTCGACCGTCCCAACATCCGCTACCGCATCGCCGAGAAGAAGGAGCCGGCGGCGCAGCTGCTGCGCTTCATCCAGCACGAGCACGAGGGCGACTGCGGCATCGTCTACTGCCAGACCCGCAAGCGGGTGGAGGAGACCGCGCAGTCGCTGTCTGCGCACGGCGTGCCGGCCCTGCCCTACCACGCGGGCCTGGACGCCGAGCTGCGCCAGCACCACCAGGATCGCTTCCTGCGCGAGGAAGGGCTGGTGATGGTGGCGACCATCGCCTTCGGCATGGGCATCGACAAGCCCGACGTGCGCTTCGTCGCCCACCTCGACATGCCCAAGAACATCGAGGGCTACTACCAGGAGACCGGCCGCGCCGGCCGCGATGGCCTGCCGGCCCAGGCCTGGATGCTGTACGGCCTGCAGGACGTGGTGAACCAGCGCCGCATGATCGACGAGAGTCCGGCCGGCGAGGAGTTCAAGCAGGTGATGCGCGGCAAGCTCGACGCGCTGCTGGCGCTGGCCGAAGCCACCGACTGCCGCCGCGAGCGGCTGCTCGGCTACTTCGGCGAACGTTCACAGCCGTGCGGCAACTGCGACAACTGCCTGGCGCCGCCGCAGCTGTGGGACGGCACCGACGCGGCGCGCAAGCTGCTGTCCACCGTGTACCGGGTGCAGCAGATGAGCGGCATCGGCTTCGGCGCCGGCCATGTGATGGACATCCTGCGCGGGCGCAAGACCGAGAAGGTGGCGCAGTTCGGCCACGAGCAGGTGTCCACCTTCGGCCTGGGCGCTGAATTCTCCGAGGCGCAGCTGCGCGGCGTGCTGCGCCAACTGGTGGCGCTCGGCGCGCTGGCGGTCGATGCACAGGCCTACAACACGCTCAGGCTCACCGACGGCTCGCGGGCGGTGCTGCGCGGCGAGCAGCCGGTGCGGCTGCGCGAATCGGTGGCCCAGGCCAGCGGCGGACGCAAGCGGCGCGAGGCAAGGGGATCGTCGGCGCTGCCGGCCGCGGCCGCGGGGCTGACCGAAGCCGGGCAGGCTCGCTTCGCGGCGCTCAAGGCCTGGCGCGGCGAGGTGGCGCGCTCGCACAACCTGCCGGCCTACGTGATCTTCCATGACGCCACCCTGGCCGCCATCGCGGCGCTGGGGCCCTCGTCGGTGGAGGAACTCGAAGGCATCAGCGGCATCGGCGCGCGCAAGCTGGAGGCCTATGGCCAGGAGGTGCTGCGGGTCGTGGCATCCTCCTAGCCTCGCCCCTGCCGCCCCGCCATCCATGAAGAAACTGCCCCATTGCCTGCCGCGCACCTGGGCCGGCCTGGCCCTTGCGCTGTTGTCGGCCGCCGCCTCGGCCCAGCCGGTGGCCACGCTGGTGGTGCGCGACCTGCTCACCGGCCGCGTCGAGCGGATCGCGCTGCGGTCGTTCGCGCTGGGCAACGGCGACGTGAGCTGGAGCACGGGTGACATGGTGTCGTTGGACCGGCGCATCGTCGCCTGGCGAATGGGGCAGCGCGTGTTCCGCAGCACCAAGGGCTCGCTCTGGACGGTTCCGCTGGAGCCGGGCAGCAGCGGCGAGGCCCGCATCGCGACGCCGCACGGCCGCGGCGTGGCGGGAACGATCCGCTGGAAGGTCAAGCCCGCGGCGGACGGGGAGCACACGCTGGAAGCGGACGTGTACCTCGACACGGCCGCCGGCATCTTCATGCCGAACGTCGCCGCCAGCGGCACCTGGACGGCCCGCTACGAAGGGCTGGTGCCGGTGCCGGTGGAGTCGCGCACCGTCATCCGCGGGGCCTCGAACGGCGGCCCGGGCACCGACCGGTCGGAGTCGCTGCTGGAGTGGCCCGCCATCGAGCCGCAGCGCGATGCAGCCGAGACGCCCGCCCCGGCCGACGCGCCGGCGGCGGCGCCCGCAGCGGCCACACCCCGCACATCGCCCTAGCGGGCCTTGCCGCGCCAGGTGGGACTTCAGGTGAAGCCGATCGGCCGCAGCTCGCGCACCTCCGGCTTGATGCGGTGCTCGGCCTCCAGCTGCTCCAGGAATTCCAGCGGCCCGTAGTCGGCCGCCGCCAGGATCTGCACCTGGCGCTTGACCGCGGCGAAGTCGCCGGGGCACAGCTGGTCGAGCCGCGCCAGCCGTGAGCGCATGTCGGCCGTCAGCGCCGCCGCATGGCCGCCCAGCGCCTCGGTGACGAACATCGCTTCGCGCTGCGCCGCGGTGAGGGCCTTGAACCGGATCTTGAAGGTGAAGCGCCGCAGCGCCGCCTGGTCGATGCGGTCCATCAGGTTGGTGGTGCAGATGAAGATGCCGGCGAAGCGCTCCATGCCCTGCAGCATCTCGTTGACCTCGGTGACCTCGTAGGTGCGCTGGGCGCCGCGCCGGTCGGACAGGAACGAATCGGCCTCGTCCAGCAGCAGCACCGCCTTCTCGGCCTCGGCCTCGCGGAACATGGCGGCCATGTTCTGTTCGGTCTCGCCCACGAACTTGCTCATCAGGTCGCTGGCCTGCTTGACCAGCAGCGGCTGGTCGAGGCTGCGCGCGATGTGCTCGGCCAGCGCGGTCTTGCCGGTGCCCGGCGGGCCGAAAAAGCACAGGGTGCCATGCCCGCGCGCCCTGAGGGCATCGACGATGCGCGGCACCTCGAAGCGGCTCTCGACGTTCAGCATCGCCAGGTCATAGGCGGTGACCGGCGGCCGCAGCGCACCGGGCGCGCGGTTGCCCAGCGCCTGGTCGGCGTTGCGCAACTGGCGCTCGATCAGGCTTTCGGCCGATACGCCAGCGCTTTCGGCCAGCCCGGCAAAGCGAACCGCGGTGCGGATCTGCGCCGGCGTCAGCCCCTTGCGCGCGGTCAGCCGGGCCACGAAGTCCTCGGACACCGCCACCCCTTCCAGCGTCTTGCGCACCAGGCCCTCGCGCGCGCCGGGCGGCGGCGACTTCAGCTCCAGGTGGTAGGCGAAGCGGCGCCGGAACGCCGGGTCGATCTGCTCGATGCGGTTGGTCACCCACAGGGTGGGGACCGGGTTGGATTCCAGGATCTGGTTGACCCACGCCTTGCCGCTGACGCTGTGGTTCGACGGCGCCGCCACCTGATCGGCCCGCGCCATGAGTTGCGCGGCTTCCGAGCTGATCGGCGGAAACACGTCCTCCACCTCGTCGAACAGCAGCGCGGCGCGGGCGCTGCCCTTGAGGAACACCTGGGCGATCTGCAGCGAGCGGTAGCGGTCGCGCCCCGAGAGCGAGTTGCCGTCGCGGTCGGCGTACTCCACCTCGAACAGCTCCAGCCCGGCGGCCTGCGCCACCACCTTGGCCAGTTCGGTCTTGCCGGTGCCGGGCGGGCCGTACAGCAGCACGTTGACGCCCGGCTCCTTGCGCTCCACCGCATTGCGCAGCAGCGCGCACAGCACCTGGGCGTCGTCATGCACGAAGCCGAAATCGGCCAGCATGAGGCCGCTCTTGCTGCTGGGCCGGGTGAACACCGCCATCAGCTCGTTCTGGTTGCGGTACTCGCGCATCAGCACCGGCGGCAGCTTTTCGCTGACCTTCATCAGGTCGGCCAGGTCGGTGATGTTGTGCTCGGAGATCAGGTTCTCCACCAGCCCGATGCGCTCCAGCCGCGAGCCGGCGCGCAGCGCCTCGCCGACGTCGGCGGCGTTGACGCCGGCCAGTTCGGCGATGGCGGCATAAGCCTCGGGCGCGTTGTTGACCTTGAACTCGACCAGGATGCTGCGCAGGTCGCGCTGGTAGCGCGCCAGGGTGCCGTACAGCAGCAGGGCACGCTCGGCCCGGTTGAGCTGCAGCAGGCCGGCCAGCGCGTCGATGTTCTTCTCCACCAGCGTGGACTGCTTCTTCAGGGCGCGGGTCAGCCACTCGCCGGTGGCGGCCAGCACCGACAGCAGGTCCTTGGGCTGGTCCTTCGCGTACTCGTCGAGGTAGAAGAACAGCGTGCCCTCCTCGTACGGCCCGCGCCAGACGCCGTGCCGCTCCAGGAAGTCGGCGGTGGACAGCTGCTCGTGGCCGCGCCAGAACTCGTTGTCCTTGCAGCGGCGGCCGAGGAACTCGCGCAGGCGGGCCAGCGCCGGCGCCGGCCACACCAGGTGCCGCCCGGCCAGCGACAGCAGGCCATTGAGGTCGCGCCGGACGTTGAACTTGCCGCCCTGCTTGGCCGCCAGCGTCAGCACGAAATGCGAGCACATCAGGTCCAGCACCGGCGCGTCCTTCAGACCGGGTGACACCAGCACTTGCGCATCGACCGTTCGCTTGACCATGGGGGGCGGCCTCCAGTGAATGTCCTGCCTGGACACGCGGCGCCTACGATAACCCGGGTTCATCGGCCGTGGAAGGCACGGCGCATCGCCCGGGGCTGTCGGCGGCCTGACAATGCGCCATGCTCGAACTCGCCGACATCCGCGCCGCCGCCGACCGCCTGCAGGGCCACGTGCTGCGCACCCCCTGCGTGGCTTCCCAGACCCTGTCGCAGCTGACCGGCGCGCGGGTGTTCCTGAA
The sequence above is a segment of the Ramlibacter tataouinensis genome. Coding sequences within it:
- a CDS encoding Bug family tripartite tricarboxylate transporter substrate binding protein, which encodes MSRLLRRRGVLALGPAALLAAAWPLGALAQPGGPALRILVGFPPGGGSDAIARVLAEKLEGFLGQPVVVENRAGAGGQIAAQALKAAAADGRTVFLSHDHSISILPLVIRNPGFDPARDFVPVAGFATFVNALALSGGTPAQSLPEYVQWVRSQGGGRGNVGVPAPASVPEFLVKLIGEKFGLDLQAAPYRGSAPMMADMLGNQISAGVGSIPDFIENHKAGKIRVVAVMGRSRQAAVPDAPTFAELGLSGFEEVPYYGLFAPAGTPQAAIDRIGAAVAKAVALPDVRERLTTMGLTVGYMPQPQLAARERAYSQAWAKIIKASGFTPQ
- a CDS encoding homocysteine S-methyltransferase family protein, with protein sequence MKFPAYTRGQALPALLEQRILILDGAMGTMIQRLKLTEADYRGERFRDHPKDVRNNSDLLVLTQPQVIRDIHEGFLAAGADIIETNTFGANAIAQDDYGLAPVAREQNLAAARIAREAADKFSTPDHPRFVAGALGPTPRTASISPDVNDPGARNVDFEQLRAAYYEQVEALVEGGVDLLLVETIFDTLNAKAALFAIDEYFEASGERLPVIISGTVTDASGRILSGQTVTAFWHSVRHAQPLAVGLNCALGAALMRPYIQELAKAAPDTFISCYPNAGLPNPMSETGFDETPEVTSRLLREFAAEGLVNIVGGCCGTTPAHIQAIGEAVAPLPARSRQRDFFYKEAA
- the recQ gene encoding DNA helicase RecQ translates to MNNPLSILQQVFGYERFRGPQAEIVGHVIAGGDALVLMPTGGGKSLCYQIPAIARQRAGQGVTLVVSPLIALMHDQVGALHEAGVEAAFLNSALSYEEAVAVERRLARGELTLLYAAPERVTTPRFLEQLDALHRRGQLALFAIDEAHCVSQWGHDFRPEYRALTVLHERFAGVPRVALTATADALTRADIVERLQLQQARQFVSSFDRPNIRYRIAEKKEPAAQLLRFIQHEHEGDCGIVYCQTRKRVEETAQSLSAHGVPALPYHAGLDAELRQHHQDRFLREEGLVMVATIAFGMGIDKPDVRFVAHLDMPKNIEGYYQETGRAGRDGLPAQAWMLYGLQDVVNQRRMIDESPAGEEFKQVMRGKLDALLALAEATDCRRERLLGYFGERSQPCGNCDNCLAPPQLWDGTDAARKLLSTVYRVQQMSGIGFGAGHVMDILRGRKTEKVAQFGHEQVSTFGLGAEFSEAQLRGVLRQLVALGALAVDAQAYNTLRLTDGSRAVLRGEQPVRLRESVAQASGGRKRREARGSSALPAAAAGLTEAGQARFAALKAWRGEVARSHNLPAYVIFHDATLAAIAALGPSSVEELEGISGIGARKLEAYGQEVLRVVASS
- a CDS encoding ATP-binding protein gives rise to the protein MVKRTVDAQVLVSPGLKDAPVLDLMCSHFVLTLAAKQGGKFNVRRDLNGLLSLAGRHLVWPAPALARLREFLGRRCKDNEFWRGHEQLSTADFLERHGVWRGPYEEGTLFFYLDEYAKDQPKDLLSVLAATGEWLTRALKKQSTLVEKNIDALAGLLQLNRAERALLLYGTLARYQRDLRSILVEFKVNNAPEAYAAIAELAGVNAADVGEALRAGSRLERIGLVENLISEHNITDLADLMKVSEKLPPVLMREYRNQNELMAVFTRPSSKSGLMLADFGFVHDDAQVLCALLRNAVERKEPGVNVLLYGPPGTGKTELAKVVAQAAGLELFEVEYADRDGNSLSGRDRYRSLQIAQVFLKGSARAALLFDEVEDVFPPISSEAAQLMARADQVAAPSNHSVSGKAWVNQILESNPVPTLWVTNRIEQIDPAFRRRFAYHLELKSPPPGAREGLVRKTLEGVAVSEDFVARLTARKGLTPAQIRTAVRFAGLAESAGVSAESLIERQLRNADQALGNRAPGALRPPVTAYDLAMLNVESRFEVPRIVDALRARGHGTLCFFGPPGTGKTALAEHIARSLDQPLLVKQASDLMSKFVGETEQNMAAMFREAEAEKAVLLLDEADSFLSDRRGAQRTYEVTEVNEMLQGMERFAGIFICTTNLMDRIDQAALRRFTFKIRFKALTAAQREAMFVTEALGGHAAALTADMRSRLARLDQLCPGDFAAVKRQVQILAAADYGPLEFLEQLEAEHRIKPEVRELRPIGFT